The following are from one region of the uncultured Methanobrevibacter sp. genome:
- a CDS encoding NUMOD3 domain-containing DNA-binding protein gives MKNKKISGIYKITCKPTNKIYIGQSIDVYDRLFRQHRTQLRNNSHDNSHLQNAFNKYGEENFEFELIKACKIIYLDRFEKLYIRVYDALNKDKGFNFQSGGSSNYYTPELPLEQKFAMSSAKNKSGYYSVYMKTRQTIQGYVWVYQYRKNGKVKELSSVNLLKLEEKVKENGLIWKVMDKKSASASQKLNRFNIAKHYLRKYDTSKIYNAAKISRFVDIDFDELYKKAKAGKSPMELAEEYGTTNTTIIYKLTSIMSDDEYSEYKYQNKLNISKGSKNPNFNDNYDEEKILELAKDGYSMGKIAEMISNEDFKASKKTISRRLKKLMNEEEYKEYVNIVRSKAHSGENHPMFGADRSGENNPFFGKKHSEESKRKMSESKKGIKLSKETKEKLKEKTSGKNNPMYRVSRFGKDNPMWGKNHSNEAKMKMSKNKNTSGYYHVSKITEKKTGRIYYEYNYKDENNKRKLLKEIQLKN, from the coding sequence ATGAAAAATAAGAAAATATCCGGTATATACAAAATCACCTGCAAACCCACTAACAAAATCTATATCGGCCAGTCCATTGATGTTTACGATAGACTGTTTCGCCAACATAGAACTCAGTTAAGAAACAATTCACATGACAACTCCCATTTACAGAATGCATTTAATAAATATGGTGAAGAAAACTTTGAGTTTGAATTGATAAAAGCATGCAAGATAATATATCTTGATAGATTTGAAAAATTATACATCAGAGTCTATGATGCTTTAAACAAGGATAAAGGATTCAATTTTCAGTCCGGAGGGAGTTCTAACTATTATACTCCAGAACTGCCCCTTGAACAAAAATTTGCCATGAGCAGTGCAAAAAACAAAAGCGGATATTATAGTGTATATATGAAAACACGACAAACTATTCAAGGATATGTATGGGTATATCAATATAGAAAAAATGGTAAAGTAAAAGAACTCTCATCAGTGAATTTACTGAAATTAGAAGAAAAGGTTAAAGAGAATGGATTGATTTGGAAAGTTATGGACAAAAAATCAGCCAGTGCATCTCAAAAATTAAATCGATTCAACATAGCTAAACATTATCTTCGCAAATACGATACTTCAAAAATATATAACGCCGCTAAAATCAGTCGTTTTGTAGACATTGATTTTGATGAACTTTATAAAAAAGCTAAAGCTGGAAAATCCCCTATGGAACTTGCAGAAGAATATGGTACTACCAACACCACAATAATTTATAAATTAACTTCAATTATGAGTGATGATGAATATTCAGAATATAAATATCAAAATAAGTTAAATATTTCAAAAGGTTCTAAAAATCCCAATTTTAACGACAATTATGATGAAGAGAAAATTCTTGAACTTGCTAAAGACGGATATAGCATGGGTAAAATTGCAGAAATGATTTCAAATGAGGATTTCAAAGCAAGTAAAAAAACAATCAGCAGAAGACTTAAAAAATTGATGAATGAGGAAGAATATAAGGAATATGTCAATATTGTTCGTTCCAAAGCACATTCTGGAGAAAATCATCCAATGTTTGGAGCAGATAGATCAGGTGAAAATAATCCATTTTTTGGAAAAAAGCACTCTGAAGAAAGTAAACGAAAAATGAGTGAATCAAAAAAAGGAATAAAACTTTCTAAGGAAACTAAGGAAAAATTAAAAGAAAAAACTAGTGGTAAAAATAACCCTATGTATAGAGTAAGTAGATTTGGTAAAGACAATCCCATGTGGGGTAAAAATCATAGCAATGAAGCAAAAATGAAAATGAGTAAAAATAAAAATACTTCTGGATATTATCACGTGTCAAAAATTACAGAAAAGAAAACCGGCAGGATTTATTATGAATATAATTACAAAGATGAAAATAATAAAAGAAAACTATTAAAAGAAATTCAATTGAAAAATTAG
- a CDS encoding AAA domain-containing protein, producing MEQNNYFSINEYYDYDLDEFSRIEDESVENEVDELLGLIKAEKNTVKARMVSEVTTMPSEEREKEGRTINNLKCEIHTGKYRNILEFSRAKKINTDIKKGDKCVVTITNTDIKNINCKIKEIDSNSITIQAKEKIPNFSKNNLARIDLIINETTFSRWERNLIHLNEKGKKALKFKLGRIAPETYELNKNISFINKELDDYQKEAVKHAVSGRDFFLIHGPFGTGKTTTIVELILQEIKLGHNILVTAESNVAINNILEKLENHEINKTRIGDLNKIPRHLKNHTINHKLKNHPLYAEDMDYEERLEIEKEILRSSHVVLATNSTVARRSLENIGFDIAIIDEASQATVPSVLIPINKAEKFILIGDHKQLPPVILNNDCVHLKKSLFEELIEKYPQQSQELLIQYRMNEILMEYPNKKFYENKLICSEKSKNYYLNIGVLERYDSSSPLIFIDTSEHEDNKESKLNSSDSYINNLEAKIALEIAQMYLKKGIKKKHIGIIATYADQVRLIGKKTEVDVKSADGFQGSERDIIIASMVRSNKKGEIGFLKDMKRLNVLLTRAKKKLIIIGNRKTLESNDDYKEFIDFCKNYCKIINIKNEE from the coding sequence ATGGAACAAAACAACTATTTCTCAATAAATGAGTATTATGATTATGACTTAGATGAATTTTCGAGAATTGAAGATGAATCTGTTGAAAATGAAGTTGATGAACTTTTAGGATTGATAAAAGCTGAAAAAAATACTGTGAAAGCAAGAATGGTTTCAGAAGTAACTACTATGCCTTCTGAAGAAAGAGAAAAAGAAGGTCGGACAATCAATAATTTAAAATGTGAAATACATACCGGAAAATATAGAAACATTCTAGAATTTTCAAGAGCTAAAAAAATAAACACTGATATAAAAAAGGGAGACAAATGTGTAGTGACAATCACCAACACAGACATAAAGAACATAAACTGTAAAATAAAAGAAATTGATTCTAATTCCATTACGATTCAAGCTAAAGAAAAAATTCCAAACTTTAGTAAAAATAATCTCGCTAGAATTGATTTGATTATAAATGAAACAACTTTTTCTAGATGGGAACGTAATTTAATACATTTAAATGAAAAGGGTAAAAAAGCTTTAAAGTTTAAACTCGGCAGAATAGCTCCAGAAACATATGAGTTAAACAAAAATATTTCATTTATTAACAAAGAATTAGATGACTATCAAAAGGAAGCTGTTAAACATGCCGTCAGTGGTAGGGATTTTTTCTTAATTCATGGCCCCTTTGGCACAGGAAAAACAACCACAATTGTTGAATTAATTTTACAAGAAATTAAATTAGGTCACAATATACTAGTTACAGCCGAGAGTAATGTTGCTATAAACAATATCCTTGAAAAACTAGAAAACCATGAGATAAATAAAACTCGAATTGGTGATTTAAATAAGATACCTCGCCATCTAAAAAATCATACAATTAACCATAAATTAAAAAATCATCCATTATATGCTGAGGATATGGATTATGAAGAAAGATTAGAAATAGAAAAAGAAATTCTAAGGAGTAGTCATGTAGTTCTAGCAACAAATTCTACAGTAGCTAGAAGAAGTTTAGAAAATATTGGCTTTGATATTGCAATAATTGATGAAGCATCGCAGGCAACAGTTCCAAGTGTTTTAATACCTATTAATAAAGCAGAAAAATTTATCCTTATTGGTGATCACAAACAATTGCCTCCAGTTATTTTAAACAACGATTGTGTGCATCTGAAAAAATCATTGTTTGAAGAACTTATAGAAAAGTATCCTCAACAATCACAAGAATTATTAATCCAATATCGGATGAATGAAATCCTTATGGAATATCCAAATAAAAAATTTTATGAGAATAAATTAATATGCAGTGAAAAATCTAAAAATTATTATTTAAATATAGGGGTTCTTGAAAGATATGATTCTAGCAGTCCATTAATATTTATTGATACTTCAGAACATGAAGACAATAAAGAGTCTAAACTAAATTCCTCTGATTCTTATATAAATAATTTAGAAGCTAAAATTGCTTTAGAGATTGCTCAAATGTATTTAAAAAAAGGCATTAAGAAAAAACATATTGGAATCATTGCAACATACGCAGATCAAGTTCGATTGATTGGCAAAAAAACAGAAGTAGATGTTAAATCAGCAGACGGATTTCAAGGTAGTGAAAGAGACATTATTATAGCATCTATGGTTAGAAGTAATAAAAAGGGTGAAATTGGATTTTTAAAAGATATGAAAAGGTTAAATGTTTTATTAACTCGTGCAAAGAAAAAATTAATTATAATCGGAAATAGGAAAACATTAGAAAGTAATGATGATTATAAAGAGTTTATAGACTTCTGTAAGAATTACTGTAAAATTATAAATATCAAAAATGAAGAATAG
- a CDS encoding DUF2188 domain-containing protein, translated as MHVVPNDKGTWSNKKSHAKRASSVHQTQTEAISSAQDQAKRQGNTEVIIHGRDGKIREPILTTERTILKKTKG; from the coding sequence ATCCATGTTGTTCCAAATGACAAAGGCACATGGTCTAACAAAAAATCTCATGCAAAAAGGGCATCTTCAGTTCACCAAACACAAACTGAAGCAATAAGTTCAGCACAAGACCAAGCCAAAAGGCAAGGCAATACCGAAGTCATCATTCATGGAAGAGACGGTAAAATAAGAGAGCCAATACTTACAACAGAAAGGACTATCCTAAAAAAAACCAAAGGTTAA